The genome window CGCTGTAGGCGCGGCGGCCGGAGAAAAGCGAGCGGGGCGGCTACGTTCTCAACACCACTCCTCGAGGACGGTCGCGTCGGTCTCGTCGACCGACACCCACGCGTCCTCCCGCGAGACGTCCGCGATGACGAGCTCCGGTCGCGACGACGAGGAGTCGATGGACGCCATCACGTCCGGCTCGTTCCCGGCGTCGAGCGCCGGGTCCGTCGGCAGCGCCGTCCGACGGCGGTCGGGGTCCGGGTCGTCCCAAGGGGTGGAACTCCGTGACATGGTTGTGAATAGTTCACAGTACGTATAAGAGTTGCGAACGCGCGCGGAGTCGGTCGTCGAATCGGGGATTCCGGGTACTGCCCGCCGACGTATCTCCCGAAAAACCGCCGCTCGGGCGATGATATGCCCGAACGTGTCGAGTTTCTCATCGGCTCTCGGGTCTCGGTACCACGCCCGCGGACGGGGCGGTCGCCGCGCTCGGGCGGACGGAGGCGGACGCCGCCGCTCGACGCCGCGGGTCGGCGGTCCGGCTCCGCACACCTTCGCAGTATACAAGAGGTGGCACGCTGAAAGACGGGCATGAACGTCGCAGACGCCATGACGCCCCGGTCGGAGCTCGTCGTCGTCGAGATCCCCGGGAGCCGGAACGACGTGTTGGAGTACATCCAGGAGCACGGGTTCTCCTCGGTCCCGGTCGTGAAGGACGTCGACGGCGACGAGGTGTACCGCGGGCTCGTCACGCGCGACGACCTGATCGACCAGCCGGACGAGGACCAGCTCGCGCTGCTGATGCGCGAGGTCCCGACCGCGGGGGCCGCCGACGACATCGTCGACGCCGCGCGGACGATGGTCGCGGAGGGGTCGCGGCGGCTCCCCGTGGTCGACGGCGACGAGCTCGTCGGCATCCTCACCGTCACCGACGTTGTGCGGGCGATCGCCCGCGGCGAGGTCGACGGCGAGACCGAGGTGGGCGAGCTCGCGACGCGCGAGGTCAACGCGACCCACGCGGGGACGCCGCTGCCGGTCGCCGAGCGCGAGATCGCGCTCTCCGGCGTCCCGTACGCGGTCGTCCTCGACGACGAGGCCGCGGTCGCCGGGATGCTCACCGAGGTCGACATCTTAGCGGTCGCCCGCGTCGTCGAGGGCGAGGCGAGTACCGGCGACTCGATCGCCGAGGAGGACTCCGAGTGGTCTTGGGAGGGGATCAAGGCGACCGGCGCCCGTTACCTCCCGACCCGGAACGTCGAGATCCCGGCGGAGGCGGTCCGCCACTTCATGACCGCGGACCTCGTCACCGTCAACGCCACGCGGACGGCCAAGGAGGTGGCACAGGAGCTCATCAGCAACGACATCGAGCAGGTCCCGCTCGTCTCGGGCACCGACCTCGACGGGATCGTCCGGGACGTCGACCTGCTGGAGGGGCTGTAGATGGCCGCGGACGCGCTCGCCGAACTCGCGAAGCGCCGCGGGTTCTTCTTCGGCTCGAACGGCGCGTACGGCGGCACCGCCGGCTTCTACACGTTCGGCCCGCAGGGCGCCGCCCTCAAGCGGAACGTCGAGGACGCGTGGCGAGACCGGTTCACTATCCGCGAGGGGAACCGCGAGATCGAGGCGCCGACGGTGATGCCCGAGGCCGTCTTCGAGGCCTCCGGCCACCTGGAGGGGTTCGACGACATGCTCGTCGAGTGCCCCGAGTGCGGCGCGTCCCACCGCGCCGACCACCTCGTCGAGGACGCCACTGAGATCGAGGACGCCGAGGCGCTCCCCGGCGAGGAGGTCGCCGAGCTCATCGCCGACAACGGGATCGCCTGTCCGGCCTGCGGCACCGAGCTCGCCGGTCAGCCGGTCGAGGCGTTCAACCTCATGTTCGCCACCGACATCGGTCCCGGCGACGCCCAGCCCGGCTACCTCCGCCCGGAGACCGCGCAGGGCATCTTCGTCGAGTTCCCTCGATTGAAGGAGTACGCCCGCGGGAACCTCCCGTTCGGCATCACCCAGATCGGCCCCGCCTACCGCAACGAGATCTCGCCGCGCGGCGGCCTCCTCCGCCTGCGCGAGTTCACGCAGGCCGAGCTCGAGCAGTTCATCGACCCCGAGGAAGACGAGCCGCCGCTCGACCGCGTCCGCGACGTCGAGGTCCGGCTGTACCCCGCGACCGAGCAGGAGGCCGACGACGGCGACTACC of Halorubrum trapanicum contains these proteins:
- a CDS encoding CBS domain-containing protein, producing the protein MNVADAMTPRSELVVVEIPGSRNDVLEYIQEHGFSSVPVVKDVDGDEVYRGLVTRDDLIDQPDEDQLALLMREVPTAGAADDIVDAARTMVAEGSRRLPVVDGDELVGILTVTDVVRAIARGEVDGETEVGELATREVNATHAGTPLPVAEREIALSGVPYAVVLDDEAAVAGMLTEVDILAVARVVEGEASTGDSIAEEDSEWSWEGIKATGARYLPTRNVEIPAEAVRHFMTADLVTVNATRTAKEVAQELISNDIEQVPLVSGTDLDGIVRDVDLLEGL